The genomic stretch ACGGATATCAAATTGTATTCTTAGCCAAAAACAAAAAAGGCTATCACAATTTGGCAAAAATGTCCTCAATTGCATATACACAAGGATTTTATTACGTTCCGAGAATCGACAAAAAAGTAATAGAACAATACAAAGAAGATTTAATTATTTTGACAGGAAATCTCTACGGGGAAGTTCCAAGCAAAGTTTTAAACATCGGAGAAGTGCAAGCGGAAGAAGCATTGCTCTGGTGGAAAGAAACCTTTCAAGATGATTTGTATGTGGAAATCATGCGGCACGATCAAGAAGATGAAAATCGTGTAAATGATGTGTTGTTGAGACTTGCCAAAAAGCACGAAATTCAATTAGTTGCGACGAATAATACGTATTACATCGCACAAGAAGATGCAAATGCACATGATATTTTATTATGTGTAAAAGATGGCGAAAAACAAGCAACACCAATTGGACGCGGACGCGGATATCGGTATGGAATGCCAAACCAGGAATACTATTTCAAGTCGCCAAACGAAATGAAAACCTTGTTTAAAGATTTGCCAGAAGCAATTCTTTCCATTCAAGAAATTACAGATAAAGTAGAACCATACGAACTTGCTCGTGATGTATTATTACCTGCGTTTGATATTCCAGAAGAATTTCTGTTTGAAGAAGATAAAGCTGACAAAGGAAAACGTGGAGAAAACAAATATTTACGACACTTAACATATGTAGGTGCCAAAAAAAGATACGGCGAAATTACGACAGCAATTGAAGAACGACTCGATTTTGAACTTGCTACGATTGAAAAAACAGGATATCCAGGGTATTTCTTAATTGTTGAAGATTTTATCCGCGAAGCCCGAAATATGGACGTTTCGGTAGGTCCAGGTCGTGGATCTGCGGCAGGTTCAGTAGTTGCCTATTGTTTATGGATTACGAATATTGATCCATTGCTGTACGATTTGCTTTTTGAGCGTTTCCTAAATCCTGATCGTGTGTCGATGCCCGATATTGATATTGACTTTGATGATGAAGGAAGAAGTCGCGTAATGGATTACGTAATTGATAAATACGGTAAAAACCAAGTTGCGCAAATTATTACCTACGGAACAATGGCGGCAAAATCGTCCATTCGTGATACTGCGCGTGTGTTAGATTTGCCTTTAAGTGATGCAGACAGAATAGCCAAATTGATTCCAAATGCAAAACTTGCTAAGATTTTCGGAAAATCGGATGCGGAACTCAAATCAAAATTCCGAACAGAAGAAATACTGCTAATTAACGAATTGGTGAATCTTTCGGAAGAAGATGGCTTAGAAGCGGAAACCATAAACATGGCACGTGTCTTAGAAGGTTCGGTTCGAAATACAGGAATTCATGCGTGTGGAGTTATCATTACGCCAGACGATATTACAAAATTCGTTCCGGTTGCTTTGGCGAAAGATTCCGAAATGTACTGTACACAATTTGATAACTCAGTTGTGGAAGATGCTGGTCTGTTAAAAATGGACTTCTTAGGATTGAAAACCTTAACCTTAATAAAAGATACCGTAAAGCTTGTCAAATACAAGCATGATATTGACATTGATATTGATGAAATTTCCTTGGATGATGAAAAAACTTATGAGTTGTTCCAAAAAGGAGAAACCGTAGGTGTATTTCAATATGAATCGCCCGGAATGCAAAAACATATGAAATCGCTCAAACCAACAACGTTTGCCGATCTCATTGCAATGAACGCATTGTATCGTCCTGGACCAATGGAATACATTCCGAGTTTCATTCGTAGAAAACATGGAGAAGAAGATATTGAATACGATTTAGATGCGTGTGAAGAATATTTAAAAGAAACTTACGGAATTACAGTCTATCAAGAGCAAGTGATGTTGCTGTCGCAGAAATTAGCAGATTTTACCAAAGGTGAAGCCGATGTTTTGCGTAAAGCAATGGGAAAAAAGCAGAAATCGGTGTTGGATAAGATGAAGCCGAAATTTATAAAACAAGCTTCAGAAAAAGGACATGCAGCTGATAAATTAGAGAAAATCTGGAAAGATTGGGAAGCATTTGCAGCGTACGCCTTTAACAAATCGCACTCTACATGTTATGCTTGGATTGCGTATCAAACGGCATACTTAAAAGCGCATTATCCTGCGGAATATATGGCGGCTGTACTTTCTAATAATATGAATGATATTAAAACGGTTACCTTCTTTATGGAAGAATGTAAACGTATGAAATTGGACGTTTTAGGACCAGATGTAAATGAATCGTTTTACAAATTTGCGGTAAATGATTCAGGTGCTGTTCGTTTCGGAATGGGCGCAATAAAAGGCGTTGGACATGGCGCAGTAAAAACAATTGTAAAAGAACGCGCAGAAGGAAAATATAAATCTGTATTTGATCTCGCGAAGCGAATAGATTTACGCGCAGCCAATAAAAAAGCATTTGAAAATTTAGCGCTCGCTGGCGGATTTGACTCGTTTGGAGATACGCACAGAGCCCAATATTTACACACAGAAAACGATAATATTACATTTTTAGAAAAAGCGGTAAAATATGGCGCAAAATTTCAAGAAAACGCAAACTCTGCACAAGTAAGTTTGTTTGGAGAAGCAAGTGATGTGCAAATAGCCGAACCGTTAGTTCCGCCATGTGAAGAATGGGGAACCATGGAGAAATTGGCGCGTGAAAAAGAAGTCGTAGGAATCTATATTTCTGGACATCCGCTAGATGATTTTAAAGCGGAAATGGATTATTTCTGTAATGGAACGCTTGGTCAATTTTCACAAATGGAGAATTACTTGAATCGTGAAATTGCGTTTGGTGGCGTTGTTACAGATGTGCAACACAGAGTTTCTAAAAACGGAAAAGGTTGGGCATTATTTACTGTGGAAGATTATACAGAATCGTACGAATTTAGAATTTTTGGAGAAGAATATTTAAAGTTTAGACATTTCTTTGTGCCAAACTCGTTTGTGTATATCAAAGCGTTTATTAAGGAAGGTTGGACTAATAGAGACACAGGAAAAAAAGGTGATCCGAGAATTCAATTCAACTCCATGCAACAACTCCAAGACGTCATGGAAACTACGGCGCGAAAGTTGACTATTCAATTAGATGTCAATAGATTAAAGGAGAAAAAACTCAATTTTATAAACGAAATTTTATCAACGCACAAAGGTGATAAATCATTGCATTTTACGTTGTACGAACGAAAAGAAAAGATAAAATTACAAGCACCAAGCAAAAATCAAAAAGTAAATATTACACAAGAATTATTGGATGCATTGACTGAGGAAAATGTACGATATAAGATTAATTAGATATATTTTAAATGCTAAATGCTAAATGCTAAATGCTAAATGCTAAATGTTGAATTTTAAATAATGAATTTCTAGTAACGTGAGTTCGATCTAACTTTGTTGCTATATAATTGATTTTCAAAAATTTATTAAAAATGTCAAATCGAGTATTATTGAAATCAAAATATATTTTGATTGGGTTCTCGACTGCGCTCGAACTGACAAACAGTTGATTTAATTGACTTTTCATTTATTACTAATGATTTCTTATGTCGAACTCACGTTAGTAGTGAAAAGCATGTAAAATTGTAAAAAAATAGCTTTTCAAGGAGCAAAATATCATTTTACTAACTTTGAAGCGTTTGATATGAAATTATTGTGAATCAATAAGATATCATAATAATGTCGTAAATTACACATTCACTCATTCAAAAAGGCGGTTTACTCAAAGTAGCTTTTCTATATAGATTTCGAGTGCTAGATTTGATAAAAATAAAACAGTTATACTTATGAAAACACAAGTAACATTTACACGAAAATTATGGATTGCTACAATTTTGATGGTTGTTGCATTCACGTTTAATCCAATGTATGGACAATCTGACACAAAAACTACAGCAGAAGCACAAAGTGGAAGAACTATTAAAGGAATTGTTAGTAATGAATCTGGACCTTTGGATGGCGTTAATATTACGTTGAAAGATTCAAACTCGGGAACTGTAACAAATGCCAAAGGAGAATTTACGTTTCCTAAACCTTTGAAAACAGGAGATGTTTTACTAATTAGTTATTTAGGGTACCAAACAGCCGCAGTAAAAATTAAAGCCAATACGAGCTTTATAAGAACCGCATTAACTGAAGAAATACTTGAGTTTATGGGAAGTTTAAATTCGAATAAGCGGTACAAATCTAAACGCACAAATTAGGAAGTATTCACAGCATAGTATTTTTTAATGAGCATTATAAAATATAGTTTTCTATTCATTTTTGTATTCCAAATTCATGCGCAAGCTTCTGATTTTCCAACGATTAGTTTTGAAAAGGCAGATAAAATTGCATTGGAATACAAAAATGAAAATCTTAGTAATTTACCTGAGTTATCGTATAAACTCACTTCAGATTTAACAACCGATGTTGAGCGTTTTAGAGCTATTTTCAAATGGGTTTGCAGTAGTGTTTCCAATGATTATAAGTTGTATTCAAGAAACATGCGAAAGCGGCAACGATATAAAAATGATAGCTTAAAACTTAGCGATTGGAATGAAAAGTTTCAAAAAATAGCATTTCGAAAACTCTTAAAAGATAGAAAAACCATTTGTACAGGGTATGCGTATCTTATTAAAGAATTGGCGAATTTGGCAAATATAGAGTGTGAAATTGTTCATGGTTTTGCCAGAACAAGTACGATGAATATTGAAAAACTCGATACACCAAATCATTCTTGGAATGCTGTTAAACTAAATGGAAATTGGTATTTGTGCGATCCAACTTGGGCAAGCGGAATTCCTAATCCAACTTCATATCTATTTGAATTTCAATTTAATGACGGTTTTTTTCTGTCTGATCCAAAAATATTTTCTATCAATCATTTTCCTGCTGAAGAAAAATGGTTTCTTTTAGAAGATGAAAAACCTTCATTTGAAATGTTTCTGGAAGCTCCAATTATTTACGGAAAAGCGTACACACATTTTAGCAATCATACCAAACCAAAAAAACTGGAAAATACGGTGCTGAAAAACGAGAATATTCTTTTTGAACTTCAACTTTTAAATCCTGTAAATAAAGAAGATATTATTCTTTTAATTGATACAAATTTTAGTAGTAAAAAAATACATCCTGAGAAAATTTCAATCAAAAATCAATCACTAAGTATAGCATATAAATTTGAAACGACAGGATATTATGATGTCCATTTATATGTGAAAGATGATTTAATTTCGACCTACACTTTTGAGGTTAAGAAATAAAATCAACTATTCGTCACCCTGAACTTGATTCAGGGTCTCACTCATTATTATATTCCGAATTCTTAGTCATGTGTGATTCTGAATCAAGTTCAGAATGACGTACTGTAAGCCTTTATGACACTTAACGGATATGAAATTCAACTGTTTTTCGAATCTAAATAGTTTCCTAAATCCTGTAAAGAATCATCCCAAAATTGTTCGTAAAACTGTAGCCAATTATTGACTTCTTTCAATGGATTTGTATTTACATTGCAAAATCGTTCGCGACCTTTACTTTCAATCGTAACTAAACCGGCTTCTTCAAGTGTTTTGATGTGTTTTGTAATTCCTTGTCGTGTAATTTCAAATTGATTCGAAATCTGCGAAATAGACAATGCGGAAGTTGCAATGACTAAAGCGTGAAAAATATCACGCCGAGTCGGATCTGCAATTGCCTTAAATAAACGTGTGATTTTATCTTGCATATATTATTTTTTTAAATAATCACGTAATTGTGTCATGCAATGATCCCAACCGCCACTGAAACTTTCAAACATAGCAATAGCCGTTTCGCCTTTATAATCAGCAATACCTGAGTGTTCTAAGTGTAATTTTGTTCCTTCTGCTACGGTTTCTAATCTCCAAGAAACCGTAGTTTCAACAGTTGTATTTTCTACTTGCCAGGTATAAATTAATGTATAAGGATCTGCATTTTTTATTTCTCCAGTAATGGTATCACAACCTTTATCTTCCGTAGGGAAAAAAGTATATTTAAATCCTTTCTCAGCTTTGAAGTTGGTTTTTATAAACCAAGTAGATATTTCTTCAGCATTTGTGATAGCATTCCATACAGCATCAATTGAATGTTGAAATATGGTTTCTTTTTGTATTACATCTTTCATAATGGGTTTTATTTTTAATTAATATGCAGCTAACTGGTTGCTAAATTACGAATTAATTTCAGATAAGCAACTTTTTGGTTGCATATATTTCACAAAGAAGTATATGGCAGTTTTTATAAAATGTACAAAAAAGAGTTTTATTCAGTATCTTTGTACATCTATATGAGTATAAAGTAAATGAATAAATAAAATCAATATAGATATAACCAAAACGAATACTTGCTGTGTAAGTTTTGGTAGAATATTTGACTAATATTGCATATATCACAAATAATAAATAAAATAAAAATTTAAAACATACATATTATGGCTTTAGAAATCACAGATGCTAACTTCGAAGAAATAGTAATGAATAGCGACAAACCTGTACTAGTTGACTTTTGGGCAGCTTGGTGCGGACCTTGTAAAATGTTAGGTCCTGTTGTGGAGCAAATTGCAAAAGAATATGAAGGAAAAGCTGTCGTAGGAAAGTTAGACGTTGATGCAAATCAGCAATATGCGGCTCAATTTGGAGTTCGTAACATTCCAACAGTATTAATGTTCCAAAACGGAGAATTAGTAGGACGTCAAGTAGGTGTTGCGCCAAAAAACGCATATACAGAAGCTATTGACAAGTTATTAGTATAAAAATATATTTTCGATTAGAAGATGAAAGGTTTGGTGTATTGCCAAACCTTTTTTATTTTAGTGAAACTCAACTTTGAGAAGTCCAATAGACGCACTGAAATTTGTAAGTTGAACTAATTTCGCTGGATTGCGAGATTTTAAGAATGATATTTTAAAGTTTTTTAGGTTTTAGCGTTTATTTTGAAACTTAATATTCCAAATCGATTCAGCAGTAAAGTGGAATCTCAGATTGCATACATTTTGTGTCAACACGTACATCATTAATCAAAGAAAACGCTTGTGAATTTACAACAAGAATTTAATAAAACGGCAGGATTTAAGAATCTCGAATTGCTTGCACAACAAGTAGTGGAAGGATTTATTTCGGGAATGCATAAGAGTCCATTTCATGGTTTTTCTGCGGAATTTGCTGAACATAAAATTTACAATCAAGGTGAAAGTACGAAGCATATTGATTGGAAATTGTTTGCCAAAACCGATAAACTTTACACAAAGAAATACGAAGAAGAAACCAATTTACGCTGTCATATTATTATAGACAATTCGTCTTCAATGCATTATCCAGAAGTGGAAGCGCCATCAATTGCCAACTTAAATAAAATTGGATTTTCGGTACTTGCAACAGCTTCGTTGATGAATATTCTAAAAAAACAACGTGATGCGATTGGTTTGAGTATTTATTCTGATAGTTATGATTTTTATGCGCCTGAAAAAGGAAGCGAACGTCATCATCAATTGTTATTGAATGCACTTGATAAAACGGTCACTACAAAGCGAATTAATAAAAAAACAGACACATATACATATCTACATCAAATTGCGGAGAAAATACACCGTAGAAGCCTTATTTTCCTTTTTACAGACATGTTTCAAGATGGAGTAGAAGATGAAAAGTTGTTTGAAGCATTACAGCATTTAAAATACAATAAACATGAAGTGGTTTTATTTCATGTGTTTGATTCTGAAAAAGAATTAAATTTTGAGTTTGACAATAAACCAAAACGATTCGTTGATGTAGAATCGGGAGAACATATCGATATTTATGCTGATACGGTTCAGGAAAATTATCAAAAAGCGGTTGAAACTTATTTTCAGCAATTAAAAATGAAATGTGCGCAATACAAAATAAAATATGTTACTGCAGACATTACAAAAGATTTTGAAAAAATATTAGTTACGTATTTGGTTGAAAGACAAAAGTTTGCATAGTTGGGTAAAAAAAAGTTCAATTTTTTATTCAAATATGTTTGCATAAATAGAATTGTAGTGTATATTTGCATCCGCAATCAAGCAACGGTTTGGTAGTTCAGCTGGTTAGAATACATGCCTGTCACGCATGGGGTCGCGGGTTCGAATCCCGTCCAGACCGCTACAATTG from Kordia antarctica encodes the following:
- the trxA gene encoding thioredoxin produces the protein MALEITDANFEEIVMNSDKPVLVDFWAAWCGPCKMLGPVVEQIAKEYEGKAVVGKLDVDANQQYAAQFGVRNIPTVLMFQNGELVGRQVGVAPKNAYTEAIDKLLV
- the dnaE gene encoding DNA polymerase III subunit alpha, with translation MYLIFDTETTGLPKRWDAPISDTDNWPRCIQIAWQLHDELGNLVEHQDYLVQPDGFNIPYDAEKIHGISTELAAEQGISLQEMLAKFNVALSKAKFIVGQNLKFDLNIMGAEFHRENVANKLQELPVLDTCTEATASLCQLPGGRFGKFKLPTLTELHNYLFGVGFGEAHNATADVEATTRCFLELIRRKEYSIEKLDVTPDYFERFSENNPQPIKLIGLKHINLKKASEKIRQRLAKIQPDDGISKEELAENIQTLQDAPFSHLHNHSQFSVLQSTSSITDLVKAASKYNMEAVSITDHANMMGAFHFVSAVSNHNRGVKERIAEAEAKGETSDENILKPILGCEFFVCEDHLDKTRKDNGYQIVFLAKNKKGYHNLAKMSSIAYTQGFYYVPRIDKKVIEQYKEDLIILTGNLYGEVPSKVLNIGEVQAEEALLWWKETFQDDLYVEIMRHDQEDENRVNDVLLRLAKKHEIQLVATNNTYYIAQEDANAHDILLCVKDGEKQATPIGRGRGYRYGMPNQEYYFKSPNEMKTLFKDLPEAILSIQEITDKVEPYELARDVLLPAFDIPEEFLFEEDKADKGKRGENKYLRHLTYVGAKKRYGEITTAIEERLDFELATIEKTGYPGYFLIVEDFIREARNMDVSVGPGRGSAAGSVVAYCLWITNIDPLLYDLLFERFLNPDRVSMPDIDIDFDDEGRSRVMDYVIDKYGKNQVAQIITYGTMAAKSSIRDTARVLDLPLSDADRIAKLIPNAKLAKIFGKSDAELKSKFRTEEILLINELVNLSEEDGLEAETINMARVLEGSVRNTGIHACGVIITPDDITKFVPVALAKDSEMYCTQFDNSVVEDAGLLKMDFLGLKTLTLIKDTVKLVKYKHDIDIDIDEISLDDEKTYELFQKGETVGVFQYESPGMQKHMKSLKPTTFADLIAMNALYRPGPMEYIPSFIRRKHGEEDIEYDLDACEEYLKETYGITVYQEQVMLLSQKLADFTKGEADVLRKAMGKKQKSVLDKMKPKFIKQASEKGHAADKLEKIWKDWEAFAAYAFNKSHSTCYAWIAYQTAYLKAHYPAEYMAAVLSNNMNDIKTVTFFMEECKRMKLDVLGPDVNESFYKFAVNDSGAVRFGMGAIKGVGHGAVKTIVKERAEGKYKSVFDLAKRIDLRAANKKAFENLALAGGFDSFGDTHRAQYLHTENDNITFLEKAVKYGAKFQENANSAQVSLFGEASDVQIAEPLVPPCEEWGTMEKLAREKEVVGIYISGHPLDDFKAEMDYFCNGTLGQFSQMENYLNREIAFGGVVTDVQHRVSKNGKGWALFTVEDYTESYEFRIFGEEYLKFRHFFVPNSFVYIKAFIKEGWTNRDTGKKGDPRIQFNSMQQLQDVMETTARKLTIQLDVNRLKEKKLNFINEILSTHKGDKSLHFTLYERKEKIKLQAPSKNQKVNITQELLDALTEENVRYKIN
- a CDS encoding SRPBCC family protein produces the protein MKDVIQKETIFQHSIDAVWNAITNAEEISTWFIKTNFKAEKGFKYTFFPTEDKGCDTITGEIKNADPYTLIYTWQVENTTVETTVSWRLETVAEGTKLHLEHSGIADYKGETAIAMFESFSGGWDHCMTQLRDYLKK
- a CDS encoding transglutaminase domain-containing protein translates to MSIIKYSFLFIFVFQIHAQASDFPTISFEKADKIALEYKNENLSNLPELSYKLTSDLTTDVERFRAIFKWVCSSVSNDYKLYSRNMRKRQRYKNDSLKLSDWNEKFQKIAFRKLLKDRKTICTGYAYLIKELANLANIECEIVHGFARTSTMNIEKLDTPNHSWNAVKLNGNWYLCDPTWASGIPNPTSYLFEFQFNDGFFLSDPKIFSINHFPAEEKWFLLEDEKPSFEMFLEAPIIYGKAYTHFSNHTKPKKLENTVLKNENILFELQLLNPVNKEDIILLIDTNFSSKKIHPEKISIKNQSLSIAYKFETTGYYDVHLYVKDDLISTYTFEVKK
- a CDS encoding ArsR/SmtB family transcription factor — encoded protein: MQDKITRLFKAIADPTRRDIFHALVIATSALSISQISNQFEITRQGITKHIKTLEEAGLVTIESKGRERFCNVNTNPLKEVNNWLQFYEQFWDDSLQDLGNYLDSKNS
- a CDS encoding DUF58 domain-containing protein — translated: MNLQQEFNKTAGFKNLELLAQQVVEGFISGMHKSPFHGFSAEFAEHKIYNQGESTKHIDWKLFAKTDKLYTKKYEEETNLRCHIIIDNSSSMHYPEVEAPSIANLNKIGFSVLATASLMNILKKQRDAIGLSIYSDSYDFYAPEKGSERHHQLLLNALDKTVTTKRINKKTDTYTYLHQIAEKIHRRSLIFLFTDMFQDGVEDEKLFEALQHLKYNKHEVVLFHVFDSEKELNFEFDNKPKRFVDVESGEHIDIYADTVQENYQKAVETYFQQLKMKCAQYKIKYVTADITKDFEKILVTYLVERQKFA
- a CDS encoding carboxypeptidase-like regulatory domain-containing protein, coding for MKTQVTFTRKLWIATILMVVAFTFNPMYGQSDTKTTAEAQSGRTIKGIVSNESGPLDGVNITLKDSNSGTVTNAKGEFTFPKPLKTGDVLLISYLGYQTAAVKIKANTSFIRTALTEEILEFMGSLNSNKRYKSKRTN